From a region of the Rhinolophus sinicus isolate RSC01 linkage group LG04, ASM3656204v1, whole genome shotgun sequence genome:
- the LOC141571246 gene encoding uncharacterized protein LOC141571246: MNKKCYVTITCYNVDTTHELFIGNSRRAAETHKKSLGKCVTGRLGLGAQLLEIEGSPHRNVCGEAVEPARSDCEGLCWNLAARRLGEQPHAGSYSAGQFSSSFGSFTQPCTQWLHKADYKLQRIPEGAKSDAGANEPREPLIPVTEWDKLGKAWTTQIQAHQAAESLPWEPGVIIRPIQLGPGTLGAWEAGPSWSTSASARLREWGPRLALRPGWGAGRRFVSLRRQHQ; the protein is encoded by the exons ATGAACAAGAAGTGCTATGTTACTATAACTTGCTACAACGTGGACACCACCCATGA ACTCTTCATAGGAAATAGTAG GCGTGCAGCTGAGACCCACAAGAAGTCCCTAGGCAAGTGCGTCACAGGCAGACTTGGACTTGGAGCTCAGCTACTGGAGATAGAGGGATCTCCACACCGAAATGTG TGTGGGGAAGCGGTGGAGCCCGCGCGGAGCGATTGTGAGGGGCTCTGCTGGAATTTGGCAGCGCGGAGGCTTGGAGAGCAGCCCCATGCTGGCTCCTATTCAGCAGGCCAGTTTTCCTCGAGCTTTGGAAGTTTCACTCAGCCGTGCACTCAATGGCTTCACAAAGCTGATTACAAGCTTCAGCGCATTCCTGAAGGAGCCAAAAGCGACGCAGGTGCAAACGAGCCGAGGGAGCCCCTTATCCCGGTGACAGAATGGGACAAGCTGGGAAAGGCTTGGACCACACAAATCCAAGCTCACCAGGCAGCAGAAAGCCTGCCTTGGGAACCGGGGGTCATTATCCGCCCTATTCAGCTGGGCCCGGGGACCCTGGGGGCCTGGGAGGCCGGCCCGAGCTGGAGCACCAGCGCCAGTGCGCGCCTGCGGGAGTGGGGACCTCGCTTGGCCCTGCGGCCAGGCTGGGGCGCTGGACGACGGTTTGTGAGTTTGCGCCGACAGCATCAGTGA